Proteins co-encoded in one Gloeomargarita sp. SRBZ-1_bins_9 genomic window:
- a CDS encoding MFS transporter has product MNLLPSPPHTDGASLWSNHNFLLLWLAQVFSQLGDKVYLVLMIALVDQQFHDRATITPLVSGIMVAFTIPAVLFGSLAGVLVDRWHKQRVLFITNGLRGVLVLLLIPVLGLGGSPWVKWLVLLAVTFAVSALTQFFAPAEQAAIPLVVPKEQLLLANSLYTTTMMGSLIVGFALGDPLLNVAAQVLPQGREWFVAGAYWGAAVLLLTLRVPEQAPATVHTLAQVGQDLREGWALLRAKPLLGKAVARLVVLYSVFAALVVMTIQLAEQLLRPSQFGFLLAAAGAGVALGALLLSLWPAVRRWHRWGGLMMGAALLGLALTIRSLTWAFIWYGLLGLGAAWVAIPLQTLLQAETPEAMRGKVFGFQNNAVNIALSLPLAVVGVAAARLGLPMVLVGLAGLVTLLAVW; this is encoded by the coding sequence ATGAATCTGCTGCCCTCCCCTCCTCACACCGATGGGGCAAGTCTCTGGTCAAACCACAACTTTTTATTGCTGTGGCTGGCGCAGGTTTTTTCCCAACTAGGGGACAAGGTGTATTTGGTGTTGATGATCGCCTTGGTGGACCAGCAATTCCATGACCGTGCCACTATTACGCCCCTGGTCAGCGGTATCATGGTCGCTTTTACGATCCCGGCGGTCTTGTTCGGGTCCCTGGCGGGGGTGTTGGTGGACCGCTGGCACAAACAACGGGTGCTTTTTATCACCAATGGGTTGCGGGGGGTGCTGGTGCTGCTGTTGATTCCGGTGCTGGGGTTGGGGGGGTCGCCCTGGGTTAAGTGGCTGGTTCTGTTGGCTGTAACGTTTGCCGTCTCCGCCCTCACCCAGTTTTTTGCGCCGGCGGAACAGGCAGCAATCCCCCTGGTGGTGCCCAAGGAACAGCTGCTGTTGGCCAACTCCCTGTACACCACCACCATGATGGGGTCGCTCATTGTGGGGTTTGCCTTGGGGGACCCCTTGTTAAACGTGGCGGCGCAGGTTTTGCCCCAGGGCCGGGAATGGTTTGTCGCCGGTGCCTACTGGGGCGCAGCGGTGTTGCTATTGACCCTGCGGGTGCCGGAGCAGGCGCCAGCAACGGTACATACCTTGGCTCAGGTGGGGCAGGATTTGCGGGAAGGATGGGCGCTGCTGCGGGCCAAGCCCCTGTTGGGCAAAGCGGTGGCGCGTTTGGTGGTCCTGTACAGTGTTTTTGCGGCCCTGGTAGTGATGACGATTCAACTGGCAGAACAACTGCTGCGACCGTCCCAGTTCGGCTTTTTGCTGGCGGCGGCAGGAGCAGGGGTGGCGCTGGGGGCCTTGCTGCTGAGTCTCTGGCCGGCGGTCCGGCGCTGGCATCGGTGGGGAGGGTTGATGATGGGGGCGGCTTTGCTGGGACTGGCCTTGACGATCCGCAGTTTGACCTGGGCTTTTATCTGGTACGGTTTGCTGGGGCTGGGGGCGGCCTGGGTGGCTATTCCCCTGCAGACGCTGCTCCAGGCAGAAACACCGGAGGCCATGCGCGGCAAGGTCTTCGGTTTCCAAAACAATGCGGTCAACATTGCCCTGAGTTTGCCCCTGGCGGTGGTGGGAGTTGCGGCGGCGCGCCTGGGGTTGCCGATGGTGTTGGTGGGATTGGCGGGATTGGTGACCCTGCTGGCGGTCTGGTAG
- a CDS encoding MBL fold metallo-hydrolase, with protein sequence MRFTILSHAGLWVEEGGVSLLVDPWLRGSCYWRSWWIFPEPPRELIESLQPDYIYITHLHWDHFHGPSLRYFDRETPMLVPLVHSRRMVEDLQALGFKNIREIPHGGTVRLGENFLLSSFQFGITVDSAVVVTNGRVTLLNANDCKLFGLPLRQIQKRFPRIDFVFRSFSSASAIPYCIEDYQERFGSFRSPQDYIEEFTEFSLSVGARYAIPFASNCCFLHRETRPFNRTRVSPVAVAEYCNRMARLRGLPTECVVMPPGSSWSETEGFQVREFDYQRADEYIEALAQKYQATLERQYAEEAQAQPDYLAFERYFTPLLKALPPGLPRLSRMTVVFHIPQNGDHYWLLDLGKRQVHCLTAPVEATLTITVPALVINDCCHKRMFSTWGPSKRLRVRLGPGASWLDVRLFLSLLDAWENEYLPLGKHLQPRYVGIWLRRWREFVEAGRLAWRWRRKRLRVKELYRQEAAL encoded by the coding sequence ATGCGCTTTACCATCCTGAGTCATGCCGGGCTGTGGGTGGAGGAAGGGGGGGTTTCGCTGCTGGTGGACCCCTGGCTGCGGGGTTCCTGTTACTGGCGCAGTTGGTGGATTTTTCCCGAACCACCCCGGGAGTTGATTGAGTCCCTGCAGCCGGATTACATCTACATCACCCATTTGCACTGGGACCATTTCCACGGGCCGTCGCTGCGCTATTTCGACCGGGAAACGCCGATGCTGGTACCCCTGGTGCACAGCCGCCGGATGGTGGAGGATTTGCAGGCGTTGGGGTTTAAAAATATTCGGGAGATTCCCCACGGGGGGACAGTCCGGTTGGGGGAGAATTTCTTGCTTTCGTCGTTCCAATTTGGCATTACGGTGGATTCGGCGGTGGTGGTCACCAACGGGCGGGTGACGTTGCTCAATGCCAATGACTGTAAGTTGTTTGGGTTGCCGTTGCGGCAGATTCAAAAGCGGTTTCCCCGGATTGATTTTGTGTTTCGCAGTTTTTCTAGCGCGTCGGCCATTCCCTATTGCATTGAGGATTATCAGGAACGCTTTGGCAGTTTTCGCTCGCCCCAGGACTACATTGAAGAATTCACGGAATTTAGCTTGAGTGTGGGGGCGCGCTATGCTATTCCCTTTGCCAGCAATTGTTGTTTCCTGCACCGGGAGACGCGCCCGTTTAACCGGACTCGGGTTTCGCCGGTGGCGGTGGCGGAGTACTGCAATCGCATGGCGCGGCTGCGGGGCCTGCCCACCGAATGTGTGGTGATGCCGCCGGGGAGTTCCTGGTCGGAAACGGAGGGGTTTCAGGTGCGGGAGTTTGACTACCAACGGGCTGATGAGTACATTGAGGCACTGGCCCAGAAGTACCAAGCTACCCTGGAACGGCAATATGCTGAGGAGGCCCAAGCCCAGCCGGACTATCTCGCCTTTGAGCGCTATTTCACGCCCCTGTTGAAGGCCCTGCCCCCGGGGTTGCCGCGGCTTTCCCGCATGACGGTTGTGTTTCATATCCCCCAAAACGGGGACCACTACTGGCTGTTGGATTTGGGGAAGCGGCAAGTGCACTGTTTGACGGCACCGGTGGAGGCCACCCTGACGATTACTGTACCGGCGCTGGTGATCAATGACTGTTGCCACAAGCGCATGTTTTCTACCTGGGGGCCGTCGAAGCGGTTGCGGGTGCGGTTGGGACCGGGGGCGTCTTGGCTGGATGTGCGCTTGTTTTTGTCGCTGTTGGATGCCTGGGAGAATGAGTATTTGCCCCTGGGGAAGCATCTTCAGCCCCGTTATGTAGGGATTTGGCTGCGGCGCTGGCGGGAGTTTGTAGAAGCGGGTCGGTTAGCCTGGCGCTGGCGCCGTAAAAGGCTGCGGGTAAAAGAACTTTATCGGCAGGAGGCGGCGCTCTAG
- a CDS encoding acylphosphatase: MRVVQVWISGRVQGVGYRAATRQQALRLGLSGWVRNLPDGRVEAVFAGPAEAVDKMIAWCHQGPPAAQVTSVLVEPYTGPMPVGFTVR, from the coding sequence ATGCGGGTAGTACAGGTGTGGATTTCCGGACGGGTGCAGGGGGTGGGCTATCGGGCGGCGACCCGGCAACAGGCTCTGCGCTTGGGCCTAAGCGGTTGGGTGCGCAATCTCCCCGATGGACGGGTGGAGGCGGTCTTTGCTGGCCCAGCGGAGGCGGTGGATAAGATGATCGCCTGGTGTCATCAGGGACCACCGGCTGCCCAGGTGACGTCGGTATTGGTAGAGCCTTACACCGGACCAATGCCAGTCGGATTCACCGTTCGCTAG
- the htpG gene encoding molecular chaperone HtpG: MFEQGTITIHTQNIFPIIKKSLYSDHEVFFRELVSNAVDAIEKLKMVAYAGETELGDFQPEIVVSIDKDKRQLSITDNGIGMTAEEVKKYINQVAFSSAEEFIQKYQAGDRPLIGHFGLGFYSAFMVAQQVEIDTLSYKKDAEAVHWTCSGSPEFTLRSADRQQRGTTVTLTLMEGEEEYLEPQRIRELAQKYFDFMPVPIKLNGEVLNRQKAIWRQSPSQLTEKDYLEFYRYLYPGQEDPLLWVHLQTDYPFLLNGILYFPKLRPDLDVTRSQLKLFANQVFVSEHCEEILPRFLLPMRGVIDSPDIPLNVSRSALQLDRTVRRIGDFIAKKVADRLRELYENDFAHYTRIWPDLGLFVKYGCIHDEKFKKQVQDILIYRTTVSLPAPNGQGETTFNYTTLQGYLERAKGRHENRVFYATDEAAQATYITLHKNQGLEVLFMDSFIDTHFIHFLEQEYAQVRFSRVDADLDASLIDTSKATEIVDPKTNKTRAQLVQELFQKYLNKPKLTIRTESLTGQAPPAMVLLPETLRRLRDMTALFQAQKAEFPEEHTLVVNLAHPLVENLIRLAQGNVLVGTSGQGSREDLLRNLCQHIYDLAMMAQKSFDPDSMQAFLNRASEVLTQLTTPGTV, from the coding sequence ATGTTTGAGCAAGGCACCATTACCATCCATACCCAGAACATTTTTCCCATCATCAAAAAGTCCCTGTATTCCGATCATGAAGTTTTCTTCCGGGAATTGGTGTCGAATGCGGTGGATGCCATTGAAAAACTGAAGATGGTGGCCTATGCCGGTGAGACGGAATTGGGGGACTTTCAACCGGAAATTGTCGTGAGCATTGACAAAGACAAGCGCCAATTGAGCATTACCGACAACGGCATTGGCATGACCGCCGAAGAAGTGAAAAAGTACATCAATCAGGTGGCCTTTTCCAGCGCCGAAGAATTTATCCAGAAATACCAGGCGGGGGACCGGCCCTTGATTGGCCACTTTGGGCTGGGATTTTATTCCGCCTTCATGGTGGCGCAACAGGTGGAAATTGACACGCTTTCTTACAAAAAAGATGCCGAGGCGGTGCACTGGACCTGTAGTGGCTCACCGGAGTTTACCCTGCGCTCTGCGGACCGGCAGCAACGGGGGACAACGGTAACGCTGACCCTGATGGAGGGGGAAGAGGAGTACTTAGAACCCCAGCGCATCCGGGAGCTGGCCCAAAAATACTTTGACTTTATGCCGGTGCCCATCAAGCTCAACGGGGAAGTACTCAACCGGCAAAAAGCCATTTGGCGTCAATCACCTAGCCAGCTTACTGAAAAGGACTATCTGGAGTTTTATCGCTACCTGTATCCTGGGCAGGAAGACCCCCTGTTGTGGGTGCATCTCCAGACGGATTACCCCTTTTTACTCAACGGCATTCTTTACTTCCCCAAGTTGCGCCCTGATTTGGATGTCACCCGCAGTCAGCTCAAACTCTTTGCCAACCAGGTTTTTGTCAGCGAACATTGCGAAGAGATTTTACCCCGGTTTTTGTTGCCTATGCGGGGGGTGATTGACAGTCCTGATATTCCCCTGAATGTCTCCCGCAGTGCCCTGCAACTGGACCGCACTGTGCGCCGCATTGGGGACTTTATTGCCAAAAAAGTTGCCGACCGCCTGCGGGAACTCTACGAAAATGACTTTGCCCACTACACCCGCATCTGGCCGGATTTGGGCCTATTTGTTAAATACGGCTGCATCCACGACGAAAAGTTCAAAAAGCAGGTGCAAGACATTCTGATTTATCGAACGACGGTGTCCTTACCGGCCCCCAACGGCCAAGGGGAGACCACCTTTAACTACACCACATTACAGGGCTATCTGGAGCGGGCCAAGGGGCGTCACGAAAACCGGGTGTTCTACGCGACGGATGAGGCGGCCCAGGCGACCTACATTACCCTGCACAAAAATCAGGGCCTGGAGGTCTTGTTTATGGACAGTTTCATTGACACCCACTTTATTCACTTTTTGGAGCAGGAGTATGCCCAGGTGCGCTTTAGTCGGGTGGATGCGGACCTAGATGCCAGTTTGATTGATACGAGTAAAGCGACGGAAATTGTTGACCCCAAGACGAACAAGACCCGGGCGCAATTGGTGCAGGAACTGTTCCAGAAATATCTGAATAAACCCAAGCTGACGATTCGCACTGAATCCCTAACGGGTCAGGCACCGCCGGCGATGGTGTTGCTGCCGGAAACCTTGCGTCGCCTGCGGGATATGACAGCCTTGTTCCAAGCGCAAAAGGCGGAATTTCCCGAAGAACATACGCTGGTGGTGAATTTAGCGCACCCCCTGGTGGAGAATCTGATTCGTCTGGCCCAAGGCAATGTGCTGGTGGGGACAAGTGGCCAGGGGTCCCGGGAAGATTTGCTGCGCAACCTGTGTCAACACATTTATGACCTGGCGATGATGGCGCAAAAGAGCTTTGACCCGGATAGTATGCAGGCGTTTTTGAACCGCGCCAGTGAGGTGTTGACCCAGTTGACTACCCCCGGTACGGTCTGA
- a CDS encoding 1-deoxy-D-xylulose-5-phosphate reductoisomerase → MRPITVLGSTGSIGTQTLDIVAQYPDRFRVVGLTAGRNIALLAQQIQRFRPEIVAIQEACLLPQLQAAIAQVQPPPQLLAGPEGIAAVAAYGDAEIVVTGIVGCAGLLPTIAAIRAGKNIALANKETLIAGGPVILPLLAEYGVKLLPADSEHSAIFQCLQGVPPGGLRRIILTASGGAFRDWPVEKMAQVTVADALKHPNWRMGPKITIDSATLMNKGLEVIEAHFLFGLDYDHIDIVIHPQSIVHSLIELQDTSVLAQLGWPDMRLPLLYSLSWPERFPTPWKPLDLVSIGSLTFRAPDHQKYPCMQLAYAAGRAGGAMPAVLNAANEQAVSLFLAEKIAFADIPRLIAGACEAYAPVNPAYPSLDDILAADAWARNYVLNAWRTPAPLQIALAPSPATVPPKPCSP, encoded by the coding sequence GTGCGACCGATTACTGTTTTGGGATCAACCGGCTCCATCGGCACCCAGACGCTGGACATCGTCGCCCAGTACCCTGACCGGTTTCGGGTGGTGGGGTTGACGGCCGGACGTAACATCGCCCTCTTGGCTCAACAGATTCAGCGGTTTCGCCCGGAAATCGTCGCCATCCAGGAGGCCTGCTTACTTCCTCAACTGCAGGCAGCGATTGCCCAGGTGCAACCCCCACCCCAACTGCTGGCCGGTCCCGAGGGCATTGCGGCGGTGGCAGCCTATGGGGATGCGGAAATCGTGGTGACGGGGATTGTGGGTTGTGCGGGCTTGCTGCCGACCATTGCCGCGATTCGGGCGGGGAAAAACATTGCCCTGGCCAATAAAGAAACCCTGATTGCCGGGGGGCCGGTGATTTTGCCGTTGTTGGCGGAATACGGGGTCAAGCTACTGCCGGCGGATTCGGAGCACTCGGCGATTTTTCAGTGTCTGCAGGGGGTGCCGCCCGGGGGCCTGCGACGCATTATCCTGACCGCTTCGGGAGGGGCCTTTCGGGATTGGCCTGTGGAAAAAATGGCCCAGGTGACCGTCGCTGATGCCCTAAAACACCCCAACTGGAGAATGGGACCCAAAATCACCATTGATTCGGCGACCTTGATGAATAAGGGGTTAGAGGTGATCGAGGCCCATTTCCTGTTCGGCCTGGACTATGACCACATTGACATCGTTATTCATCCCCAGAGCATTGTGCATTCGTTGATCGAGTTGCAGGACACGTCGGTTTTGGCCCAGTTGGGTTGGCCGGATATGCGGTTGCCCTTGCTCTACAGCCTGTCCTGGCCGGAGCGTTTCCCCACCCCCTGGAAGCCCTTGGATTTGGTCAGCATTGGCAGTTTGACCTTTCGGGCGCCGGACCACCAGAAATATCCCTGTATGCAGTTGGCCTATGCAGCGGGACGGGCAGGGGGGGCCATGCCGGCGGTCTTGAACGCAGCCAATGAGCAGGCGGTGAGTCTTTTTCTAGCAGAAAAAATTGCCTTTGCCGATATTCCCCGCTTGATTGCCGGCGCCTGTGAAGCCTATGCCCCAGTGAACCCAGCCTACCCCAGCCTCGACGACATCCTGGCGGCCGATGCTTGGGCGCGCAACTACGTCCTCAACGCCTGGAGGACGCCGGCGCCGCTGCAGATAGCCCTTGCTCCATCGCCTGCCACAGTTCCACCAAAACCGTGTTCGCCATAA
- the hemW gene encoding radical SAM family heme chaperone HemW — MATAAYVHIPFCRQRCYYCDFPVVADARADSPWRLRYLQALAREIRLTPVVGGPLQSVYFGGGTPSLLTPQELAVLLETLAQRFGLAKGAEISLEADPGTPGIQYLRDYRQLGVNRLSLGVQSFVPALLQRSGRTHTVADIAVAIEQLHRLDWENWNLDLLQGLPGQTLADWQYSLTQAVQARPRHVSTYDLTLEPKTRFYRDVQRGQLALPPEELTVQMYVIAHEFFTRHGYGHYEISNYAQPGYACRHNLTYWRNQPYYGFGLGATSYLQGVRFSRPATLSGYLQWVERQAQAGGVYIQGPSVTPVEVCFERLMLGLRLHEGVDLMELLADLPPSVQAALVQTLQRYRDQGWVDCQGDRWFLVPPQGFLMANTVLVELWQAMEQGLSAAAPASSRR, encoded by the coding sequence ATGGCCACGGCGGCCTACGTCCACATTCCTTTTTGTCGCCAGCGGTGTTACTACTGCGACTTTCCGGTGGTGGCGGATGCCCGGGCGGATTCCCCTTGGCGTTTGCGCTATTTGCAGGCCCTGGCTCGGGAAATTCGGCTGACGCCAGTAGTTGGTGGGCCGCTGCAATCGGTGTATTTTGGTGGGGGTACGCCTTCGCTGCTTACACCCCAGGAACTGGCGGTGCTTTTGGAGACGTTAGCGCAGCGCTTTGGCCTGGCAAAGGGGGCAGAAATTTCCCTGGAGGCGGACCCGGGAACGCCGGGCATCCAGTATTTGCGGGACTATCGGCAACTGGGGGTCAATCGCTTGAGTTTGGGGGTGCAAAGTTTTGTGCCGGCGCTATTGCAGCGCAGTGGTCGCACCCATACGGTGGCGGATATTGCCGTGGCCATTGAGCAGTTACATCGCCTGGATTGGGAGAATTGGAATCTGGATTTGCTCCAAGGGCTGCCGGGACAAACGCTAGCGGATTGGCAATACAGTTTGACCCAGGCTGTCCAGGCCCGGCCCCGCCACGTGTCCACCTATGACCTCACCCTGGAACCCAAAACCCGTTTCTACCGGGATGTCCAGCGGGGCCAGCTAGCCTTGCCACCGGAAGAGCTTACCGTGCAGATGTATGTCATAGCCCATGAATTTTTCACGCGTCATGGCTACGGGCACTATGAGATTTCCAACTACGCCCAACCGGGGTACGCCTGTCGGCACAACCTGACCTACTGGCGCAATCAACCCTACTACGGCTTTGGCCTAGGGGCGACCAGCTATCTGCAAGGGGTGCGCTTTTCCCGGCCGGCGACCTTGTCGGGCTACCTGCAATGGGTGGAGCGCCAAGCGCAAGCGGGTGGGGTGTACATCCAAGGGCCGTCTGTTACTCCGGTGGAGGTATGCTTCGAGCGCCTGATGCTGGGACTGCGACTGCACGAAGGGGTGGATTTAATGGAGTTGCTGGCGGACTTACCCCCTTCTGTCCAGGCTGCCCTTGTCCAGACCTTGCAACGTTACCGAGACCAAGGTTGGGTGGATTGCCAGGGCGACCGCTGGTTTTTGGTCCCGCCCCAGGGGTTTCTTATGGCGAACACGGTTTTGGTGGAACTGTGGCAGGCGATGGAGCAAGGGCTATCTGCAGCGGCGCCGGCGTCCTCCAGGCGTTGA
- the recO gene encoding DNA repair protein RecO: MGRTYQVTAINLQCQSLGEADRLLTILSPERGLQRVVAPGARKPHSPLAALTGRLTVNRLELRVGRSLDRIVQATLVRSHQHLAQDYTRWVVAQYFAELVLGQALVNAHQGDLFDTFGRLLAEVAHLSPEDPWPLVVQGLWQLLTLAGWQPQVRLCCWTGGPVSPQQRLGFSIPLGGLVRLPLPPTVPPCRVLSPDQVQLLQALADPPWPPAAPWRSLEPLLRGYAEYHLERPIRSASLLYSTITPASSLAGS, from the coding sequence ATGGGGCGCACCTACCAGGTCACGGCCATCAACCTACAGTGCCAGAGTCTGGGGGAGGCGGACCGGTTACTGACCATCCTCAGCCCAGAGCGGGGACTGCAACGGGTGGTGGCCCCCGGTGCCCGCAAACCCCATTCTCCCCTGGCAGCCTTGACGGGCCGGCTGACGGTGAATCGCCTAGAGTTGCGGGTAGGCCGCTCGCTGGACCGGATTGTGCAAGCGACGCTGGTACGTAGCCACCAGCACTTGGCCCAGGACTATACGCGCTGGGTAGTGGCCCAATACTTCGCCGAACTGGTGCTGGGGCAGGCCCTGGTCAATGCCCATCAGGGGGACCTCTTCGACACCTTTGGGCGTCTGCTGGCCGAGGTAGCCCATCTGTCCCCCGAGGACCCTTGGCCGCTAGTGGTGCAGGGGCTATGGCAATTACTGACCCTGGCGGGTTGGCAACCCCAGGTGCGGTTGTGTTGTTGGACGGGAGGACCCGTATCACCGCAACAGCGCCTGGGATTCAGCATTCCCCTGGGGGGATTGGTTCGTTTGCCCTTGCCGCCGACGGTGCCCCCCTGTCGGGTCCTTTCTCCCGATCAGGTGCAGTTGTTACAGGCCTTGGCGGACCCCCCCTGGCCCCCGGCCGCCCCCTGGCGCAGTCTCGAACCGCTTTTGCGGGGCTATGCAGAATATCACCTGGAGCGGCCCATTCGGTCGGCCTCCCTGCTGTATAGTACGATTACGCCTGCATCCTCTTTAGCCGGTTCATGA
- a CDS encoding glycosyltransferase yields MMSDKGPLLSVVTATYNAAHDLPRLIASLAAQTDQDFEWVVADGVSTDGTLELLEQARQKLQRVVVDSRPDFGIYDALNRAVKLASGEYYLVVGADDMLFPEAI; encoded by the coding sequence ATGATGAGCGACAAAGGACCATTGCTGAGTGTGGTCACGGCAACCTACAATGCGGCTCACGACCTGCCCCGGTTGATTGCATCACTGGCGGCCCAGACGGACCAGGATTTTGAATGGGTGGTGGCGGATGGGGTTTCCACGGACGGGACGCTGGAGTTACTGGAGCAGGCCCGCCAAAAACTGCAACGGGTGGTGGTGGATTCCCGCCCCGATTTTGGCATTTATGACGCGCTGAACCGGGCGGTCAAACTGGCCAGTGGCGAGTATTACTTGGTGGTGGGGGCCGATGACATGTTGTTTCCTGAGGCGATTTAG
- the metK gene encoding methionine adenosyltransferase yields the protein MTPLPRRYLFTSESVTEGHPDKICDQISDTIVDELLTRDPYSRVAAEVVVKNNDLFILGELQTQAPVTAADYEQWAKRKIAEIGYTNPEYGFSSDQCRVHVLMDVQSPEIAQGVDRALEQRADGSVDPLDQTGAGDQGLMFGFACDETPELMPLPIALAHRLARRLAQVRKLGELPYLRPDGKTQVTVIYEDFQPVGIDTILISTQHDPTIGDLTSNEAVQGRIKRDLWEAVVLPVFADTAVRPDAQTKFLVNPTGRFVTGGPCGDSGLTGRKIIVDTYGGYARHGGGAFSGKDPTKVDRSAAYGCRFAAKNIVAAGLARRCEVQVSYAIGKARPVSVLVETFGTGRVPESVLLELIQKYIELRPAGLIQAFHLRDLPRERGGRFYQDVATYGHFGRMDLDLPWEHTELSQQLREAALSVSL from the coding sequence TTGACGCCATTGCCACGCCGCTATTTGTTTACGTCGGAATCTGTCACGGAAGGTCATCCGGATAAGATTTGTGACCAGATTTCGGACACAATCGTGGATGAGTTGCTCACCCGGGACCCCTACAGTCGGGTGGCGGCAGAGGTGGTGGTGAAAAATAACGATTTGTTTATCCTGGGGGAGTTGCAGACCCAGGCCCCGGTAACGGCGGCGGATTACGAGCAGTGGGCCAAGCGCAAGATTGCGGAAATCGGCTACACCAATCCCGAATACGGGTTTTCCAGTGACCAGTGCCGGGTGCATGTTCTGATGGATGTGCAGTCGCCAGAGATTGCGCAAGGAGTGGACCGGGCGCTGGAACAGCGGGCGGATGGCAGTGTGGACCCCCTAGACCAAACGGGAGCAGGGGACCAGGGGTTGATGTTCGGGTTTGCCTGTGATGAGACGCCGGAGTTGATGCCGCTGCCGATTGCCCTGGCCCATCGGTTGGCCCGTCGGCTGGCTCAGGTACGTAAATTAGGGGAGCTGCCCTACCTGCGGCCCGACGGCAAAACGCAAGTGACGGTGATTTATGAGGATTTCCAGCCGGTGGGGATTGATACGATTCTCATTTCCACCCAACACGACCCGACGATTGGGGATTTGACCAGTAACGAGGCGGTGCAGGGCCGCATTAAAAGGGATCTGTGGGAGGCGGTGGTGTTGCCGGTGTTTGCCGATACGGCGGTGCGCCCGGATGCCCAGACGAAGTTTCTGGTTAATCCCACGGGTCGGTTTGTGACGGGGGGGCCTTGCGGGGATTCGGGCTTGACGGGTCGCAAGATTATTGTGGATACCTACGGGGGATATGCGCGCCACGGCGGGGGGGCGTTTTCGGGCAAAGACCCTACGAAGGTGGACCGGTCGGCGGCTTACGGTTGTCGGTTTGCGGCCAAAAATATCGTGGCGGCGGGACTGGCGCGGCGGTGTGAGGTGCAGGTGAGCTATGCCATTGGCAAGGCGCGGCCGGTGAGTGTCCTGGTGGAAACGTTTGGAACGGGGCGGGTGCCGGAGTCGGTGCTGTTGGAGCTGATCCAGAAATACATCGAACTGCGGCCGGCGGGTTTGATCCAGGCGTTCCATCTGCGGGATTTGCCCCGGGAGCGGGGGGGACGCTTTTACCAAGATGTGGCGACCTACGGGCATTTCGGGCGCATGGACTTGGATTTGCCCTGGGAGCACACGGAACTCAGCCAGCAGTTGCGGGAGGCGGCCCTGTCAGTGAGCCTGTAG
- a CDS encoding glycosyltransferase family 1 protein, whose protein sequence is MKIGFDYPIFTLQHTGGVSRYFVRLVEQLLSLGEEVEVYAPLLINHYVAQLPRAVVRGWPVPFLPQKTARLLDVVNRCLTPLMAGNRRYDLVHETYYTTTPVMTNASARVTTIHDMIPERFPHFFSSRSRIWQRKQAAIQRADHIICVSQQTKMDLCDVYAVEPARITVIYLGVDTQWAAGASTAVQERPFLLYVGRRGRYKNFRGLLEAVARSRALRRELAVIAFGGGRFTAEERQLIRRLGLSEQQIKQVSGDDALLARYYRSATALVYPSLYEGFGLPPLEAMQNDCPVVVSQRGAIPEIVGAAGEYFDPEDPEDMARGIGRVVFDSRRRAELIAAGRERVAQFSWRRCAEQTRAVYQQVCQQKG, encoded by the coding sequence ATGAAAATTGGCTTTGATTACCCAATTTTTACCCTGCAACACACGGGCGGTGTTTCCCGGTACTTTGTGCGGCTGGTTGAGCAGTTGCTGAGCTTGGGGGAAGAAGTAGAAGTTTATGCCCCCCTGCTGATCAACCACTACGTCGCCCAGCTTCCTCGGGCAGTTGTGCGGGGATGGCCGGTTCCGTTCCTACCCCAAAAAACAGCACGATTACTGGATGTGGTCAATCGTTGCTTGACACCCCTGATGGCAGGAAATCGCCGCTATGACTTGGTTCACGAAACCTACTACACCACCACACCGGTTATGACAAATGCCAGCGCCAGGGTGACCACTATTCACGACATGATACCGGAGCGGTTTCCCCATTTCTTCAGCTCCCGTTCCCGCATCTGGCAACGGAAACAAGCGGCGATCCAGCGCGCGGACCACATCATCTGTGTTTCCCAGCAAACCAAGATGGATCTGTGCGATGTGTACGCAGTCGAGCCGGCACGGATCACGGTCATTTATTTGGGGGTAGACACCCAATGGGCTGCAGGGGCAAGTACAGCGGTACAGGAGCGGCCCTTTTTGCTGTATGTGGGGAGACGGGGGCGCTACAAAAATTTCCGCGGTTTGTTAGAGGCGGTGGCTCGCTCACGGGCGTTGCGAAGGGAATTAGCCGTGATTGCGTTTGGGGGGGGAAGGTTTACGGCCGAGGAAAGGCAACTCATCCGGCGGTTGGGGTTGTCGGAGCAGCAAATCAAGCAGGTGTCTGGCGATGATGCCCTGCTGGCTCGGTACTACCGGTCGGCGACGGCGTTGGTCTATCCATCGCTGTATGAGGGTTTCGGATTGCCACCTTTGGAGGCCATGCAGAACGATTGCCCGGTTGTGGTGAGCCAGCGGGGGGCGATTCCCGAAATTGTGGGCGCAGCAGGTGAGTATTTTGACCCGGAGGACCCGGAGGATATGGCCAGGGGTATTGGTCGGGTGGTTTTTGACTCGCGGCGACGGGCAGAACTGATCGCTGCCGGACGGGAGCGGGTTGCCCAGTTTTCCTGGCGGCGTTGTGCGGAACAAACACGGGCAGTTTATCAGCAGGTGTGCCAGCAAAAGGGGTGA